The Drosophila suzukii chromosome X, CBGP_Dsuzu_IsoJpt1.0, whole genome shotgun sequence DNA window CTCGATGACATCCTCGTCGATTTCGGCCCACTTTTCGGGTATGACATCGAACAAGTCGTCCTTGACGTCGCCCTGGATAACGATCTCATCGTCGCCGGTCACCGAAGAGCCGCAGGCGAACTTGGTGCCAAAGAACTTGGCGGCCACCTTGAGATCAATGTCTGGAAAGGTGGGAGAAGTTATTAATCAAGGAGATAAATGATAATTCGATGGTTTTTCTAGGTCAATAAATGCCTTAGAAATCAAGTAaagaatataaatatgttGTGGCGGGACTTGGTTAGGTGGTGTATCTTAAAGGGAAAGTATTATTGTTTTCACTTTTGCATAGGTTTTGTGGAAACGAAAGGGAACCGGTAAAATCAATAGGTAACCAAGTCATTAATATGTAGGACTTGTAGAAATAAAACCAGAGTGGGCTAGTCCCATCTCCTGGTAGCTCTTCCTTGGACTGACAAGTAAAAGGTGTAAGCTGGTAATAAGACCCACCGAAAGTGCTTAATCCTGTGACCACGGTCACGGACTTCTTCTTGCCACGGGCCGCCCGGGAGACGCAGATGCGCTTGGGCACATCCTCCTTCTTCTTCACGCGCAGCAGTCCCTTGCCGCCGCGCTTCTGGCGCTTCTTGTCGTCATCTGTTCCGTCGGCGGCGGCCGCCTCCTCCTCGATCTTTAGGCGCTCGAAGTCGTCTGGCATGTGGCGCTCCAGCCATTCCTTGCACTTCTCGTACTCCGGATAGTACTCGCAGTACTGCGGATCAAGGGCAGGATATGAATACATGTGTGCGCACAGGAAATATGGATTTTCCCCAAGCCTCTCCAGCTAACTCACCTCAATGGGCATCGTGCAGTGGCCGCAGTACTTCATCTGGATGGGATAGGTGACGCCCTCGCGCGGACCCACCTGCAGGCGGTCGGCGACGCTGTTGGTGCCCACTTCCTCGTTCGTCATTGCGTATCGGATCGGATTGACTGGCTAACGCTCGGagattaatttaatattataatatattgaGAATTCGGGACGAAGAAGACAGACAGATGATTTTCAACGCAAGCTGGCCGTTTTCTGATTCGGCGGGAAAAATATACTGACTGTGTAGATATACCGTAAATATACCACAGAAAAATAGGGTTATTCGAAGGTGTCACAGAAATCTCTTCGGGCGAAATATACGTAAGCATCAATACTAATTTCTCCCAAATTCCGCccgaaaatatttttgtgaCACCCACGATTATAAGCTCTATATAGGATCAGTGACCAGTTTTCCAATATTTCGAAAGTGAAAACAtgtgaaaatgttttttatttcttaagATAATGCCTACAATTATTTATAAGGTAAAACTaactaaaatattattttataattgaTTTGATAATGGTGATACaataatgtttttaataaaaaatgttgacAATTCTGGTTTTCACCACCCTCAAGGTTGTTGATTTGCTGAAATTTCTGCAAATGGAGTTTATAAGAAGGTGCTGATAAACAGCCTATCAACATTCAGCATATCAACCTTTTAGGGAATACCCTAAATAGTTCACAAGCTCTAaataaatttgatttaaaataCTAGAACTTCACATAAATAAACCGTATAGAAAAAATACCTAAAAACGTCCACACTATGAAGcagcatttaaaataatttaccgGTTGCAAACGCTAATTTCCAAAAAAGTGAGTAAAGTAGGCTAATATTTTTCCTAACTTGTCGCCGGATACGATTCTGGCAGTTCCATTGGTTGTTTCGGACAGGCAACAGCTCCAATTTTGCTCACACACTAGTTTTATTTCATACATTTCCAATCTTTTTCACAAGTTTGTATCAAACTCACAAAATTTGTTGCCGCAAAGTGCGAGTAAGTGTTTACATATGGCCACAGACAAGACTCCAAGCCAGGGTGCCCAGGCCCTCCACAAGAACAGGACGCGATCCGGCAGGCGGCGAGACTCCAACCACGAATCCCCCAAGACCTGGAGAACAGGCAATAGTCAGTTGCAAAAGCGCCTCCGTCGCCTGATTGTCGCCGAGCGGAGCGGCAGGAAGCGGTCACGCCGTGACCAGGAGGCGAACATGTCCGTGTCCCGCAAGAAGATGCCCATGTGGACCTGGGGACCCATTGTCCTCATCATCTGCTCTGGACTGGGTCTGTGCCTGCAGTTCAACAACAACTCGCCCACAGTCGGCAGATTCCTGGAGAGCTACACAAACCAGTACCATTCGATCGTCAACAACCGGGACAACTTCTGCGACCGCTCCCAGCGACTGGGCAGCATCGTCTCGCACGCCCGGCCCCACGTGCTGCACCAGGAGCAGGCCTTGGACCAACTGGAAGTTGCACTGGACAGTCCCAATCGCCAGGTGATTAACGGGGACTTGTGACTCCTTATTATGGTAGTAACTTTACCATAAGATCATCCAGATCAGACCTTTCCCATGCCAGTTGTGGACACACTTAGTCTTACTTGTCTATAGCCCCAACAAAGCTTTAAATTGTATAGTGTGTAGTGAACCTAAAAGCTTTTAACGTACCTTTGATGAGAGGTACTATGAAATCGGCGGGTGATTTACGGGGACTATTATAGTAGTAACTATAACATAGGAACATCCTGGCCAGACCTTTCGTGAACTATAAATTGTATAGTGTCCCACATAAACACAAAGTCAGGAGCCTAATGCATAGGAACTTAAAAGCTTTTTACAGATCTTTGATGAGAAGTAATCTGACATTCTGTAGCATCCACAGTTTTCAGGTAAAGAATACGTATAGACTAACCAAAAAGAGGTTTGCCACCCCCACTTTAACGACCACAAATGGCAAGCTCCAGTCAGAGGCTCTGTTTAACAGAGAAATGGGTATATGATAGTAGGGAACTCAACTAAAGCGTTTCcttttgttttgatttgaGAATCTCGCGATATGCACCGGTCTATTTGCTTATATCTTTGAGAATGGTCAAGCAACCTCAGTACTATTTTAGCAATCAATTAGTTAAATATGCCTTTTATATGGTCGTCTTTTATTTGCCACCTTAACTTGATCAGAAGAGAAGATATGCGCATTTAGACTTTTAAGTCAGAGCAAAATTGAAAGTGTCAATTGGCACGAGGACACGTTATATTCCTAATTTTTGATATACATCAGGTTTATGTAAAATATTCTGGAACCTCTACTGCTATGTATGAatacttatatttataatatttggTTTTATAATGACCCTCTATTTTTTCTCAACCAGATCATCGCTTTGGTGGGCTCCTCTGGCGTGGGTAAGAGCTTCACGGCGCAGCTTGTGCGCAATCATTATCCATGGCCTGAGAATGTCAAGACCCTTTCGTGGAACGGCGACCGGTCGATGGTCCGTGTGCAGAGCATGCTTTCGCATCTCGTTTATTGCGGCCAGAATCTTATCCTGATCGACAACATGCTACCCGAGGATGCCGAGTATGTGCCTGTCATCAGTAAACTGATAAAGGGGTACGAGGACATCGCCAACAGTACTGAGCAGCCGCACCTGAAACAGTTGTCTGTGGTGCTCATCTTCAGCGTTAATCGCCTGCAAGCCGACGAAGACTATGAGGTAGATATGGAGACGCTTAAGCAAATGCCAGGCACCCATGTTATCACCTATGCTGAACTGGAACCCGACCATCTGGTCGACTGCATCCGCCGAGAAGCAAAGATTGCGAAGGTGCAGCTGGACGACGAACACATTGAGGAGATAATCAGGGGAAGCGATGCTCGCTCTTCTGGTTGCAAGTCCATTCTGGCCAAAGTCCTGCTCTACGGAAAGCCACTCCCAGAGGCTCCAAAAACTCCCATAGACCATCCAACAGACTGATTCAAGACTATCAACACGCCAAAGTGGTTGAATGTAAATTTTAGTTAGGCCATATATCAAAGACAATTCTGAGAACCAGACGTGATACGTTTTAAGAGAAGTTATAAATCTTAAGTTAAATTTCGCACAAATTCTACAGTGGAAATTCTGTATCGCAATTCAATTTCGAATCGTAAATCAAGTAATGTTAAATGAGCAATTGAGCTGCAAAATGTGTCCATGCCAATGTGAAGTTCTGTGTTTCTATGTAATGTAAATGTCTATCGGTGACTTTGCAATTttgtacaaaataaaaatgttcttgTAAGTCTGGAATAAAATGAAGGactgtaaaaaatatttccaaaaattcCAAGACTACCCAACTATTTATAAGTTATTTAAATACACTAGAATGTTAAAAAGAAAAAGCTATAACATGAAATAATTGGAACTTGTTCATATAATGATTTAAGTaattgtaaaaatttaattttaaaagcttATAAATTTGTTCAATCTACTTCTAGCATATATTTATAGTTAAGACTTAAACGTAAGCTTAAAAAGTTCAACAATTTTAAATGTCTACCAAATAAGTAGGtaataaatgtttaattaGTAGGTGTATCAAAAAATGCAGCTTTGTCTTTAAAAGAAGGAAACAAGTATTTCCATTTAAACTTGTTTTTAAAGATTAAAGTTTAAATGCTACTGCCGATAGCCATGATATGTTACTTGTGTTAGCTTTAAGCACATCCCATAAGTATGCTACTGTATCGGAGCACTTCGTTCCACTTCCAGGCCATAAAAACGAGCAATGGCCACGCGTTTTTGCTGCTGTTCTGGCTTTTGCCTTGTTTTGGCTTTATGGCCATTGCGAAGAGGCTCTCTGTTATCATCGGATAACTCGGATAAGGGGCGTCGTGTGGCGGCccaattttaatattttacgGCAGCCATGGCCTACAAACAGAATCGGCGAACGCGAACGCGAACCAAGCCCAAGTCTGTCGGTTGTCCAGGGTCAAGTGCGTTTGCTTATTTTATTGGCCAGTCGCGCTCGTTGTCCCGCAGGCGCACACGACGTATGCGTGATGTGCACATGGGTGTTCCATTGAGACGGCGACCCACTTCCGGACGAATCCGGGCTCCGACCTTCCGGAATACGCCTGCCGAATGCTGATTCTCCTCCTCTTGTTGTTT harbors:
- the DENR gene encoding density-regulated protein homolog; translated protein: MTNEEVGTNSVADRLQVGPREGVTYPIQMKYCGHCTMPIEYCEYYPEYEKCKEWLERHMPDDFERLKIEEEAAAADGTDDDKKRQKRGGKGLLRVKKKEDVPKRICVSRAARGKKKSVTVVTGLSTFDIDLKVAAKFFGTKFACGSSVTGDDEIVIQGDVKDDLFDVIPEKWAEIDEDVIEDLGDQKRT
- the LOC108005377 gene encoding uncharacterized protein — encoded protein: MATDKTPSQGAQALHKNRTRSGRRRDSNHESPKTWRTGNSQLQKRLRRLIVAERSGRKRSRRDQEANMSVSRKKMPMWTWGPIVLIICSGLGLCLQFNNNSPTVGRFLESYTNQYHSIVNNRDNFCDRSQRLGSIVSHARPHVLHQEQALDQLEVALDSPNRQIIALVGSSGVGKSFTAQLVRNHYPWPENVKTLSWNGDRSMVRVQSMLSHLVYCGQNLILIDNMLPEDAEYVPVISKLIKGYEDIANSTEQPHLKQLSVVLIFSVNRLQADEDYEVDMETLKQMPGTHVITYAELEPDHLVDCIRREAKIAKVQLDDEHIEEIIRGSDARSSGCKSILAKVLLYGKPLPEAPKTPIDHPTD